AACTATTGTCAAATTTACAAAAGACCATCAAAATTCTCATACTTCATTCATAGCAGTATTTCAATGGAAGCGAATCGAAGTAGGTCACGAAGGGGATAAAGGCATATGTCAATCTAAcaatgcaattaaaaaaaaaaatacaacagAAACCACATAAAAATATCTGCCCGAAACAATAGAACCATgtaacaatatttgttcaaaccTTTCACAGAAAAAATGGGACATTGTGTCCAATCGTACAAGTAAAAgtgttaataagaaatacagaAGATTGGAACCTTTGTTTGAACCTTCGTAATTCACGTAACACAGCGAGGTATAATAGCAGAAGATGATATTAACTTAACGAGCAAACGTTATAGGAGAACCTAAATAccaataaattatattgggCGCGGTTCCATTATGAACCGACGTTACTCGCAGACCCTGTTCCCGAACGGTGCATAATTCATTCGGCTCCCAATATTCTGTGCGCACTCGTACATCTCCCGTGGTTTTCCACTAATGTACTTTAGGTAGTGCTGGGCATCGTGTGTAGATAAcgatctgcaaagtttcagtctGTATACGGACACCGCAGTAACGCGTACACTTGCGACAAAGTGTTCCCATGCGATTTTACTCGGCGAATTGAAACGGGAAGATAGTTTTCTCGAATTATTACACCTTTGGACAGAGTGCCAATAGAAATGATGTAATCAAGCTTCAGAATTGATGGTGTGAAACAGAGTATTATCTTACAGTGATTTAaaggggtagactctcgtttccaggattgcaatagTGCGGGATGTGCCTttccatttctcgataatgcaaagatgggggttttcagttgTCAAAAGcattagataaaagattaatcaaGGCCGCGATAGCCCTAAAAAATGCTATTCTTattatacagtggccgaaatttctagatagtcatcttcattttcatagacattttaaaaatatcatcacttttgttgatttatcgtatctggtctcgTGCCCTGTTGAcactagaccgctatgtttactaattacgtttgttttgattttttccgCGTGGTgtagaacacaagtgcgaagtttctatgaAGTCACTTACaggggaaggaccccaagtgtccgacttcgattttgataattttttgtgagatgatagtatatggatccctaattatgtatgcaaaatattaggtgtagttactcaatagttttaaaaatatgaacaattaaactttcatacctttttGATATATGTACCATGATTTATTTACcacaggttgcgtgaaagttcaattgtttatatctttaaaagtattgagtaactacacctaatattttgcagacatcattagggatccatataccatcgtctcacaaaaaattatcaaaatcgaagtcggacacttggggtcatTCTCttgttagtgtttctctgtattccgagcagagagaactacggaaaattggaaatattctaaaagaattagttttagaactcgtagaaatcctgtttgttataatttgattcgcgTGTattagaatgccgagaggaaaagtactaacaagtgaagaaaaagcatcaatcgatgcttataaagacaTGGATATTGCTAGGAAaattaatcggtcatatactgtgattaataattatatcaatttacatgaaaattacgaaaaaaatcattttaaaggtggtaataaaaaattgtcaaagagacaacattcattattaatgaggtctgcggtTAAGCAAAgcaaaaatgcagcacaatttcgagctgaattggagctcccagtaacaagatgtgtgcaacaactttgaaattcttctggaGAAAActgcaacgtaaaccaggccttacaGAAGTACATAAACAGGTCCGGTTTGATTTCGCACAGGCACAAAActcagtgactttatagaaatttcgttgagtgtattatatctattatattttattatatcgaTTTGCATTATTGGCAGCATATAATCTGCATTATTCGGAACATACACATggcacatgctgccgaataatgcaaattgcgcgttgtaaacgtaaaaataggagttTTGAGGGctagatcttttatctagcgcttttgaatactgaaaaaccccatctttacattatcaagaaatgagaaggcgcatcccgtacccttgcaatcctggaaacgagtttacCCCCTTAATGCAGTTTGTCGCTGTGCAGTCTATTGCTTTGCATGGTCAATAATAGTCGAAATGGAGAAATGTTACATGTGAAAAATGgtacattcattataaaaatgaataatatatgAAGCACGTAACAGTGAAAATGTCAGAGGAATTATCGTTACATACTtccattttatttacattttattgattATGTGTTATTTCGCTCATTTCGTTTTTTTgtcttgttatacatattgctgCTTTGCCATCAACTGTATTTTAATGGAAAATACCTGCAAAGGTGAGATAGCATACCTAACATACCTAATTGCATAAggctatacagagtgtcccaaaaatgttgtacttcccaTTTCCACGAATTCCACAATATACGAGTTACCTCGTTGCGGAAGACCATTCTCATTTTCCTGCGATGAGAGACACTGTGGTTAGCCAAAATAGAAGTTCCATAAGCCATCCATTCTCATCAGACCAGAATGCAATGCGTAATATCTACCGGTAGAACCATTCATAATCATAGATATTTATGGACTCACTGCATTATCTTGGTCACACAGAATATAATATCAACTTCGTGGATTGCATTATTGAAATTGGTGGCACATATCCACCAGTACTGTTTCCTGCGATTCTACAGGAACAGTTGCAGTAAAGTAACAGAACATGCATGTATTACATGATTCCCTATGTGCGATGCAAGATGATGCTtcgagaaaaatatttgaaagacGTTGTTCCgaatatcttttttattttccatcatTTGACACGTTCCTGTTTCATTTATTAAAGCGGTTATTGTTGTAGCGCTGTGGAGTCgttatatttgataagaaaaaattaatactccctgtgtcccataataatagtagcagctgatgaatttaatttgtcccataataatagtagcaaaagaaaacaaatgtagaacgcaacatttattatcaaaaaattagattacattagacaataaattgaaaatatttctttaaatttttattttgagtattcagatagtttctggatttttcaataatttcgttactgcattttaaacttgtaggtaggatccccttggctgcgaagctttacttaaaattattggagccatcgttcttcgTTGCTCCCAGcataacttatttttttttcatctcACTTTTACAATgtgttgatattcaactgaaataaaacaattgatttcgatcagcggatgaaattagaaaaatatttattattcgtaataattaggttaacctaaaaattgaatgATGTGtcgaaacaaatgacagatgtcatgaaacattgattttgattgaggGCTTCGCAATTTCGAGCTgcaacataacttacagctgcattcgccaataattcccgtttaaatattcacttgctactattattatgggacagagggagtataaaaaaattttttctcacgCTTCAAAGTGTGTATAATAAAGTCCTGTAAATAGATTTTCCATTCCCTTCATTAGATTCCCGTAAAAAATtcgcaaaatttgtttttcgtGTTCTATAGTGGCTGTACCCCTCGGATACGTTGTTTCGATTTTGTGCGAATTATTGTCAAACCATGTGTCTCTACTTCGAAAAGATTCACGCCTGAACGTTTCGCAATGATCTCCCAGAAGTTTCAATGCTGATAAATGAGCACGAGTTGCGAGTCAAGTAGGATCACATCCAGTCTCGTGATTTTGTTAGCGGAACACGTTCTGCCACTTCCGCGGAAAGCGAGAGAGTAGGTAAGTGTTAGAACCGCAAGACGGACCCGAACTAAACCGTATCGAATATAATATCTCTTAGAAAGTGCGTATCATAGCCTGGCCGGTGCGCGACGAAGAACAGTTTCCTGCACGTAACGCGACGCCATTGAACAATTGCAATAATACTCCGCTGAATTTGGTGTAGATTGGCGACGGTACAAGGATATATGTATATGGCGCGCCGCTCCTACGGGGAGCTGCAAATGGTTTCAGAAACTCTGTAAACTACTCATTTCAAAGTTTCCCTGAACGACGGGATGGCTGGAAGTGATAAACTCGTGACAGCCGTAGCCAGATATTCGTAAAATGGCAGATCGTGTAGATAGAGGACGATACAGTATTCAGAGGATTATGGGCTTCTTAAAGTTTACGTCGTTCCACTACGATCACTTGAAAAAATCGTGAAGTGTTTTCCAAATTATGTCGGCCGTTTCAGGGATTAAATATCTCCGGTGTATCCCGAAAATGTtgcacttccttgaaagggatgattccttaggtcatttgaggtaacttttttctttgcaaaaatgttctccgaggccagagttgtgctaattcaattacattgtaattcaattacgtcataccttaattacataattcaaaccattcaattaattcaattactatgtattttaatcagatgtgtaattgaaatacaatatataattaaaatacagctctccaaattataacccagaactttgaagaagtgcgatatttttgtttttctttcatatacttgcttgatgtctgtgcggcgtagtttctattcctcgtcctcgttcataatacgtaacgctatttcatgtttatggttgaaatttaaaaaatgtgtaacgcagaaATTATTTCcgttcagatattataaatttgtaaataattttgtcGAAACCTacacatggatttttcaacctcttcttacctattactttatcattctataatttttaattttaatttaattacatcgtaattcgtaattaatgtaatttaattacaaagtgttttataattgtactccaattgcaattacgaattacattgtaatgtaattgaatgaagatctgaatttgaaattacaatataactgaattaaaatgtaattcaattactttgtaattataactcctggagtaattcaattgtaattctgcacaactctgttcGAGGCTTCATTAAGGAGttactaacgaaaaacacggactaaTCAGAGCGCACCCATTGTGGACGGACGCGGGCtcagccaatgccaacgccacgcTCAACGTGACCTGTCGCCGCATCGGAATCCGTCCGTTAATAATTCACATTTTCGTAAAGAAGTTTCTTCAAATGTCCCCAGGAATTACCTCTTTCAAGGAATtacattttcgggacaccctgtatattgtaacattttttaacactaagCCTACCATCActggttccagatttattattttacaattattgaaataataaaaatgattttataagaattgattgtataaatatctttagtagagcacgtattataataggagccacacaaagtttaaataaaattattcttgtCACTTTTATAAggaaacatgtaccagttatgTACTTTTaagactcggtaggtttagtgttaatacacAGCATATTATCCACTTGATCCTTGGGTGATTACTATGTCAAATGTTAGTGTTACAAAAGCTGTTGGATTTTGacgcaatataaaaattgtcaagATTGATTGTTTGATAAAAGATTtacatagaaattcatttctttcgAAAGTTGGATAAAGCACTTCAAAAGCAATTCACATCATTGTACCATGAAATAATTTTAGTCAAACACGTAACTGACCACTAAATTCGTCTTTCTCTACAGTGTAAAAATACGAAATGTTTCCTGTTTTTcacgaaaaaatatttttcaggaTGCTGTTTACATTCTAAAATCCATCATTTTATACCAACACGGTctgtttcaaaatattttttgcaccatCAGGAATAGCTCGGATATCGTGACGATCGATTCGTGAACTAAactgtatttaaaaaatatatcaaaCTTTTTAGATATgaagaaaaatatatacaaaataaatagtATAATACATAATTTGAAAACGGAATAAACTATCCGACTACCACTTTATTGTAAATTGGacaaaaaaatatgtttctgcATGGGCATTCGCAATTTAATTATTAACTCGAGAGAGTTCTGGAGCTTGCTAATGAGAACTACCTTAACAAAGTTCTTATTTTACAGGTTTCGATGAGAAGAAATAGagaaatattttagaaaataaaagtttccgtttcaatggaatataaaatataaaattagaatttcCTAAGGATAGCAATTCTTTTCATAAGAATTCCACAGGAATTTTGTTGTTAAATGAAACAGGTAAGTTCGAACAGAATTGTTTTTAGAAACGGATGATAACTGTTTATTTGAAGCCCTGCGTGTTATTCTCCCTTGTAACAGAACCAGGGTTTCAAGTCCGATTCGGTTCGCAGTTGCGCTCTCGTGAACTGAATTAAAGTTTTAAAATTGAGAGGATCTAATTCACATGATACTCTCCGTGGAACTTGTGATGTACGATGGTTGGACTACTAGAAACACGACACCGCTAGCAATTCCCTTGGATCGCCGAACCTGATAAAGATTATATCTGGAGAATGTGGTCAGATTAACGTACCCGCGACTTCATCAAAGAACCGGATACGGCTCCAAGAACTCTGTAGATTATCCACCTGGAAAGTTCGCCCGGTTAAATGTCCTGGCACGACGCCGCCTCGAAGGAATAATTATACTTACACGCTCCCGGAGGAAATTACAGATGCGAACTGATTTACGATGCCGATAACGGTGGAAAGGAACGTATTGAATTCGGCGTCCTTTCGGCAAGTACATTACAAGGATAGATCGATCGGTAACGCAAGCTCGTGAAAGCACACGAACAGTTTGTAGTAGAATTAGTACAAAAACCAAAGTTGGCTTTCTAGTTCCAGTATTTCCTAACACTAGGTGAACCAGCTTTCGAATTGAAAGAgaattaaaacagtagaaatataattactagactgtagatctttatgcatttataagaaaattcagcaaatgtaattcaaaattgtaggaaaattttgaaaattgaacatgccaatatatgatttcttatctataatatcaaaattattaagggaggaaatagctatttagtttctattccttgcaatcgatgcagacaatttttattttgcataaagatccgccgtctaatagTTACACTTATTCaccactccgcgacaaaaacaTGGGGCACCTGATTTATTGAAGGTTTTCGTAATTTGTACAGCCTATCAGTATAAAAGATTGAAGGACAGCCTTATTTTTCAAGTATAtacagaaataataaaatattagcgccgcaaaattcttgaaaaataataatttttacctAAATTTTTTGTAATCCGAAATGATCTTTAATACGGTGTCGATTTATAACTGTGATTTATAATTACATGGGCTCTCAAAATACCAAGGCTAAATTTTAGAGCACTTTCTGTTGACTAATTAGAAGATTTTTTATTAGATGATTAATGTGATAAGCaaactattaaaaataatatgaatTTTGTAGTGAAAAGTCATACGAAACAGAGGTTAACATATGTGTAATATTACATTATTAATCCAAGACCGACGTCTTCGCAGCAAAAGATTTTGTCATAATACATAAACTTTCGCACTGTTAGCACGGTAGAAGCCAATCTAAACGTAACCTTTTCACATAGTAACTAACACAAATCTAGTAATATTTTTCgagaacaaaaatataaaagaaaatgtgAATCGCGCGCGCGTGTGAAAATAATATTCTGGGCTATCGAGCCTGTCCAACTGCAACATTTTtcatcaaaaaattgttttcccgATTCGCAAAAACATGAAACCATATCATGGACAGTAGTATGACAATAACAATAGAGAACCATGGAAAACCAGATATCATTTTTATTCCGGATACAATAAGCAGCAGGACACACGCAGGTGTTACCCGAAAACAATTATCGAAATATACACATGAAATAGCAATGcgaaagttcatttttcaacATGACAATTGAGCTGTGGAATACTGTGCATGCCGCAGTGATGGTATATTTCAGTGTTGTGTATCGGGACCAAAAAACTAGACACTCTACATCACACAAGAGAAAGCAAGTCGACATTAGAAATTTTTTAAGTAAAGCAGTAAtaaatgttcaatattttatataaaatgaatGTTTTTATAAATCGAAATAACGTTGAATTCAATAAGAACTGAAATTTTTCGCAGTTCATAAACGCCATATTTACTGATCTccaatcatttttataaaatcaagtATCTTATTATTGTGTAAGCAGTTTATGAATTTAGTCTTTATTCATACGAAAagagttacataaaaattgagcaCGCACTTGCAGATATTATATTTGTTGTAGAAAAATGCTCCCAGATAGCTCTCAAATGAAAAGATTATGGCGTAAATTTAAAGTGTAAATAACGTTACATGACGTAAATGCGTGCATGAAGGCGCAGATTGGTAACAGACtttcatagaaaataaattgagtacattattaaaataaaatgaagtaaTTTCTGACTAATTGCAGTTTTATGTAATTGGTGTGAATATCTGCTGTCCACCAATAACAAACAGTGAACGTAAAATAAAAACGTCTACTAACGAgatatcgatcgatttacaagcCGTCGTGACAACGGTTACCAATTATGGTCATCAACAGTGTTAACCTAGGAACCCTGACGAGTGACAGTTTGCAGGAGAATTATGCCAAAACTAAACAAATTCCTGGCAACGTCAATCATCACGGATATAAAGGAGTGTGTGTTGGTTGCGAACGAAATATATTCTTGGGTCGGCGATATCGAACATCTGTCATGGAAATTTCCAGCGAAAACCGCAAAGGACATAAATGCCATGGAGGTAGTGAAGGAACACAACGGCACCGCAGGGGAATTCTATATTCTTCTCCTGGAGCTGGCTTACGACAGGTTGTTTAGCCCTTTTTCGATCACGCCTCGGCATGTTTGCATAAATTTGCCTCCGccgaaaacgttttaccgagatAGCATGCCATTACTGTGAATGTACGTAGTTCAGATTCAATTAGGCGTGTGAACGGTACGTAGCCGAAGGAACATTCGTCAAAGCAAATGGGAACATTGACCATTTTCGGGTAATGCAATCGTGCGTGAGCTCGATCCATTGTGGTTCCTCGGAATCTCAT
This genomic stretch from Lasioglossum baleicum chromosome 4, iyLasBale1, whole genome shotgun sequence harbors:
- the LOC143208152 gene encoding uncharacterized protein LOC143208152 isoform X2, with protein sequence MPKLNKFLATSIITDIKECVLVANEIYSWVGDIEHLSWKFPAKTAKDINAMEVVKEHNGTAGEFYILLLELAYDRVQFALRLMVEFMDKYPSVDGFFKEVACIKRSNQISLASLLRLVWNRLKTNPESISRHMLPKNCGTSTGEE